A region of Salvia splendens isolate huo1 chromosome 17, SspV2, whole genome shotgun sequence DNA encodes the following proteins:
- the LOC121775549 gene encoding myosin-2-like, whose protein sequence is MSSSAAPGSLEEMLENLRRRNPQKPKDLPPALPARPTSRTRLPSNRRAALPDIVEAVMELSSLNHCGNSEGSRWKSAAAKTVRQVKLGELPCVAAASDESKLEEKLASLPPASELCHEKEGSSFTESELQQDTECFIEQIGAVEMQKCFRGHLACRDFHQLKDGSITLQSYVRGEIARREYIALLKKKVDSQRLDEAVVQLQSIIRGWVIRRQYIECRELEESNTSEAPETMISQTQEVRTGPSLSANELQKHLVIAESNLAKKEREIVVLREQLEQYEAKLLGYESKMKSPEEMWRNQEASLQMSLVAARKSTSSEKSNTEKSSDTESPQFYDCDDASSVISSSGSLAKFPCKSITASTCGDMGGLELAVPLVNEQKRHKYGDEARAMIKLKSLNIPWLSPIDELHNLKNRLSAWKMGFKSRSKDANAKSQKPGEADGNKARRKWASLKLK, encoded by the exons ATGTCGTCGTCAGCCGCGCCAGGTTCGTTGGAGGAAATGCTGGAGAATCTGAGGCGAAGAAACCCTCAAAAGCCCAAGGACTTGCCTCCGGCTCTCCCGGCGCGGCCGACCTCCCGCACGCGCCTTCCATCCAACAGGCGCGCGGCGCTGCCGGATATCGTCGAAGCCGTGATGGAGCTGAGCTCGTTGAATCATTGTGGGAACTCGGAAGGATCTAGGTGGAAGAGCGCCGCGGCGAAAACGGTTAGACAAGTGAAACTAGGGGAATTACCGTGCGTCGCGGCTGCTTCGGATGAGTCCAAGTTGGAAGAGAAGCTTGCTAGCCTTCCCCCGGCCTCCGAGCTATGCCACGAAAAGGAGGGGTCGAGCTTTACCGAGTCCGAGCTGCAACAGGATACGGAATGTTTTATCGAACAG ATTGGTGCGGTTGAGATGCAGAAATGCTTCCGCGGTCATCTTGCATGTCGGGATTTTCACCAACTTAAGGATGGAAGTATCACATTGCAGTCAT ATGTTCGCGGTGAAATAGCGAGAAGAGAGTATATTGCATTGTTGAAGAAGAAGGTTGATAGCCAAAGGCTGGATGAGGCAGTTGTGCAACTACAATCTA TAATTCGTGGATGGGTGATACGGAGACAATATATCGAATGTCGAGAACTTGAAGAATCGAATACCAGTGAAGCACCGGAGACAATGATTTCTCAAACGCAG gaggttCGAACAGGACCGTCACTCTCTGCGAACGAACTGCAAAAGCACCTAGTGATAGCAGAATCGAATCTTGcaaaaaaggaaagagaaaTTGTTGTCTTGAGAGAGCAACTAGAACAGTATGAGGCGAAGTTGTTGGGATACGAATCTAAGATGAAATCGCCAGAGGAGATGTGGCGCAACCAGGAGGCATCGTTACAA ATGAGTTTGGTTGCCGCAAGAAAAAGTACCAGTTCTGAGAAAAGTAACACTGAAAAATCATCAGATACTGAATCGCCTCAGTTTTATGATTGCGATGATGCCTCTTCTGTAATTTCTAGTTCGGGTTCCCTCGCCAAATTTCCCTGCAAGAGTATTACAGCTTCTACATGTGGGGACATGGGTGGCTTAGAGTTAGCCGTTCCTCTCGTGAATGAGCAGAAAAGGCATAAGTATGGTGACGAAGCCCGGGCAATGATTAAGTTGAAGTCATTGAATATACCTTGGTTAAGTCCCATAGATGAACTGCATAATCTAAAAAATAGGTTATCTGCATGGAAAATGGGTTTCAAGAGCCGGTCAAAGGATGCGAACGCGAAATCACAGAAGCCGGGGGAAGCTGATGGTAACAAAGCTCGTCGAAAATG GGCATCTTTGAAActgaagtaa
- the LOC121775369 gene encoding PRA1 family protein H-like, with protein SRVFLPKKQKSLNPKQMFDPNPLSLSVPESEFESWLRDSGYLEIVDQRATDLHRISTAAKPSDSAAESATAKISSSGAFIVSRFLSRVWTLLSLLTFNPFSKLAATDFSGDTPPWTVAFFGSSESYSFPSSRSQARLRVHENVKRYARNYTTLFFLFFACSLYQLPLALFGLLSCLALWDAFRFSGDRWRLDGYPLLREALIRTAQCLAAVILFISNVQFAVFCATGVSFAVMILHASFRKLTPAKQPDQRGGQRTMTRGHG; from the exons AGTAGAGTCTTTCTTCCTAAAAAACAGAAATCACTCAACCCGAAACAGATGTTCGACCCGAACCCGCTATCTCTAAGCGTACCCGAATCCGAATTCGAATCATGGCTCCGCGACTCCGGCTACCTCGAAATCGTCGACCAGCGCGCCACCGACCTCCACCGCATCTCCACCGCCGCGAAGCCATCCGATTCCGCCGCGGAATCAGCCACAGCTAAAATTAGCAGCAGCGGAGCATTCATCGTCTCGCGATTCCTCTCCCGTGTATGGACTCTGCTGTCGCTGCTCACCTTCAACCCTTTCTCGAAGCTCGCCGCCACCGATTTCTCCGGCGACACGCCTCCCTGGACTGTGGCTTTCTTCGGCTCCTCCGAATCGTACTCGTTCCCGTCCTCTCGCTCCCAGGCGCGCCTCCGTGTCCACGAGAACGTCAAGCGCTATGCTCGCAACTACAccaccctcttcttcctcttctttgcTTGCTCGCT GTATCAGCTGCCTTTAGCtctttttggtcttctttcgtGCTTGGCGCTTTGGGATGCATTTAGGTTCAGTGGTGATCGATGGAGATTGGATGGATACCCTCTCTTGAGAGAAGCTCTGATTCGTACCGCTCAATGCT TGGCCGCAGTAATTCTGTTTATTTCCAATGTCCAGTTCGCCGTATTCTGCGCTACTGGTGTCAGTTTTGCAG TCATGATTCTGCATGCTTCATTTAGGAAATTGACTCCAGCAAAGCAACCCGATCAAAGAGGTGGACAAAGGACGATGACGAGGGGACATGGCTAA
- the LOC121775550 gene encoding putative transferase At4g12130, mitochondrial isoform X2, with protein MRRFYSSMKTHFIEQPNLHSAGPTACLLKTRSIIRFSGPETIKFLQGLLTNDVRSLDDPPTAAAPVYAAMLTPQGRFLYDFFLYGPPRPDPGELELYADVDGSVVDELLAALKKYRLRSKVDIENVGEDFSCWQRFGRGLELDSVGWGGTVGQSDVSSSQGNNIGWNWHNDPRLTCLGYRGIFPSNATPPLVEEDKETDERNFLLWRLEKGVAEGSSEIPKGEAIPLEYNLVGLNAISFDKGCYVGQELVARTHHRGVIRKRLIPVRFLSGSGKEVEQQVSPGSEVIGNASKKKAGTVMTALGSRGLALVRLEEAFKEAGALTINGREDIKVETIRPKWWPPEWFLHQQQKT; from the exons ATGAGACGATTCTATTCATCTATGAAGACACATTTCATCGAACAG CCCAATCTCCATTCCGCCGGTCCCACGGCGTGTCTCTTAAAAACCCGATCCATAATCCGGTTCAGCGGGCCCGAAACCATCAAGTTCCTCCAAGGTCTGCTCACCAACGACGTCCGGAGCTTGGACGATCCGCCAACTGCGGCGGCGCCGGTGTACGCCGCGATGCTGACTCCTCAAGGGAGGTTTCTCTACGATTTTTTCTTGTACGGACCGCCCCGACCCGACCCGGGTGAGCTGGAGCTTTATGCGGATGTGGATGGATCTGTCGTCGACGAGCTCTTGGCTGCCTTGAAAAA ATATCGTTTGAGGTCCAAGGTTGATATTGAGAATGTCGGGGAGGACTTTTCCTGCTGGCAACGGTTTGGTCGAGGCCTTGAACTTGATTCTGTTGGCTGGGGTGGTACAGTTGGTCAGTCAGATGTATCCTCTTCACAAGGAAATAACATTGGTTGGAATTGGCATAACGATCCCCGACTGACTTGTCTAGGATATAGGGGCATCTTTCCGTCTAATGCAACAC CGCCTCTAGTCGAGGAGGACAAGGAAACGGATGAACGAAACTTTCTTCTTTGGAGATTAGAGAAGGGAGTTGCAGAAGGCTCTTCTGAGATTCCAAAGG GTGAGGCAATACCCCTCGAGTACAATCTTGTTGGTCTAAATGCTATAAGCTTTGACAAAGGATGTTATGTTGGCCAAGAACTTGTTGCTCGTACACATCACCGTGGAGTAATCCGAAAACGTTTGATTCCTGTTCGATTCTTGAGTGGTAGCGGAAAAG AGGTGGAGCAACAAGTATCTCCAGGTTCGGAAGTGATAGGCAATGCTTCTAAAAAGAAAGCCGGGACAGTCATGACTGCCCTTGGGTCTCGTGGTTTGGCACTCGTGCGCTTGGAGGAAGCTTTCAAAGAGGCGGGCGCCTTGACCATCAACGGCCGGGAAGATATCAAAGTCGAGACTATTAGGCCAAAATGGTGGCCGCCGGAGTGGTTTCTTCATCAGCAACAGAAGACGTAG
- the LOC121775551 gene encoding ribosomal protein L11 methyltransferase-like: protein MSLSLSSLRSHFFKHFKFNSRASSFSSLHRRIHRNPPPLSCFSLFPPIGAGQLQQQRSAAANYSTLPFNNGASHNSFTSPYLSVHICCPKHISDALSESLMCFGASSTTIDEQNGSDSDEIWIGSTFDVEQDVNECIALAADSVGLQEIPKYKVEKQDHMDWIKQTQESFRPVEITEGLWIVPEWRKPPDPQATNIVLNPGLAFGTGEHPTTKLCLLLLHQLIKGGEYFLDYGTGSGVLAIAALKFGAHLSVGFDIEAQAITSARHNAALNKIGPEELQLSLVPSKDGAQIESKDISVDEPYDSKIIAEKDKYDVVIANVLLYPLLDLADRIVSYAKPGAAVAISGIISEQVPVVMERYSQLLEDINISMMDDWACISGVKKA, encoded by the exons ATGTCACTTTCACTCTCTTCTCTTCGCAGTCATTTCTTCAAACACTTTAAGTTCAACAGTCGAGCCTCCAGTTTCTCCTCCTTGCACCGCCGCATTCACCGGAATCCTCCTCCCCTAAGCTGCTTTTCGCTCTTCCCCCCAATCGGAGCAGGTCAGCTGCAGCAGCAACGGTCTGCCGCTGCCAATTATTCCACACTTCCATTCAACAATGGCGCTAGCCACAATTCATTCACTTCGCCTTACCTTTCCGTTCACATTTGCTGCCCAAAACACATCTCT GACGCGCTGTCGGAGTCTCTCATGTGTTTTGGAGCGAGTTCTACCACCATTGACGAACAAAACGGCTCCGATTCCGATGAG ATATGGATCGGTTCTACGTTCGATGTAGAACAGGATGTTAACGAGTGCATTGCACTAGCTGCAGACTCGGTTGGATTGCAAGAGATACCTAAATACAAAGTTGAAAAGCAAGATCACATGGATTGGATTAAACAAACTCAG GAATCTTTTCGTCCCGTGGAAATAACAGAGGGCCTCTGGATTGTGCCTGAATGGAGAAAACCCCCA GATCCTCAAGCAACGAACATAGTTTTGAATCCCGGTTTGGCATTTGGAACCGGGGAACATCCTACGACAAAGCTGTGCCTACTGCTGCTGCATCAGCTAATAAAAGGAGGAGAGTATTTTCTTGACTATGGTACAGGATCTGGAGTTCTTGCAATAGCGGCACTCAAG TTTGGAGCGCATCTCTCAGTTGGATTCGACATAGAGGCACAGGCGATCACATCAGCACGCCACAACGCCGCTCTGAACAAGATAGGACCGGAGGAGCTGCAGCTTAGTCTCGTTCCTAGCAAGGACGGTGCTCAAATTGAGAGCAAAGACATCAGTGTTGACGAGCCATACGACTCAAAGATCATTGCTGAGAAAGACAAGTATGATGTGGTTATTGCTAACGTACTGCTGTATCCACTGCTGGACTTGGCGGACCGGATCGTCTCGTATGCGAAGCCCGGTGCCGCAGTCGCCATCTCCGGGATCATATCCGAGCAG GTCCCTGTGGTGATGGAACGTTATTCTCAGTTGTTGGAAGACATCAATATATCAATGATGGATGATTGGGCATGCATTAGTGGTGTCAAGAAAGCATGA
- the LOC121775548 gene encoding (+)-bornyl diphosphate synthase, chloroplastic-like yields the protein MSTISILHVTIISKPANYLQNLVSGASKAKRLPPCTTPASRLRASCSTKPEAHQIRRRSGNYRPALWNFSYIQSLNTPYKEERHLDREAELIVQVKILIKKKMEHVQWLELIDDLKYLGISHFFQNEIKHILCCVYNGHKWFHNMEADDQRDLYFTALGFRILRQHGFHVPQEMFNCFKNKNGSDFKASLARDTKGMLQLYEAAFLLIKGEETLELARQFSTRCLQKKLEDDDTDDDLSSWIRHSLEIPLHWRTPNLEARWFLDAYALRPDMNPTIFELAKLHFNIVQATQLEELKDVSRWWKNSSLVENLPFVRDTVVESYFWAVGVFEAHQCGYERKMVAKATTLITALDDVYDIYGTLDELELFTDAIRRWDIESINRLPDYLQLFYSVIHNFVSELARDISKEDDITSLHRPWVDLVEAYLQEAKWYQRGYTPSMEEYLNNSIISIGVPAVISQLHFMLAASKEKLVMEDLCKYDNVIRLSGMLVRLPDDLGTSQLEMKRGDVAKSIQCYMKKQNASEEEAEEHVRFLIREAWKEINTCMADYPAGDDLLQVIANTGRVAQFMYLDGDGNHSQLHQRISSMLFQLYH from the exons ATGTCTACCATTAGCATCTTGCATGTAACAATCATTAGCAAGCCAGCAAATTATCTCCAAAACTTGGTGTCGGGAGCTTCCAAGGCGAAGCGTCTCCCTCCCTGTACTACACCCGCCTCTCGCCTCCGCGCTTCTTGCTCCACAAAACCAGAAGCTCATCAAATCCGACGACGCTCCGGAAACTATAGGCCTGCCCTTTGGAATTTCAGCTACATTCAGTCTCTCAACACTCCATATAAG GAAGAGAGACACTTGGACAGGGAAGCAGAGCTAATTGTGCAAGTTAAGATtttgattaagaaaaaaatggagCATGTCCAATGGTTAGAGTTGATTGATGACTTGAAATATTTGGGAATCTCTCATTTTTTCCAAAATGAGATTAAGCATATTTTATGTTGTGTATATAATGGGCACAAATGGTTCCACAATATGGAAGCTGATGATCAAAGGGATTTGTATTTCACAGCTCTTGGATTTAGAATTCTCAGACAACATGGTTTCCATGTTCCCCAAG AGATGTTTAATTGTTTCAAGAACAAGAATGGTAGTGATTTCAAGGCAAGCCTTGCTCGAGATACCAAAGGAATGTTGCAACTTTACGAAGCAGCTTTCCTTTTGATAAAAGGTGAGGAGACACTAGAGCTTGCAAGACAATTTTCTACTAGATGTCTCCAGAAAAAACTTGAAGATGATGATACTGACGACGATCTTTCGTCATGGATTCGCCACTCATTGGAGATCCCTCTTCATTGGAGAACACCAAATCTAGAGGCAAGATGGTTCTTGGATGCATACGCGTTGAGACCCGACATGAATCCAACCATCTTTGAGCTTGCCAAACTACATTTCAACATTGTTCAAGCAACACAATTAGAAGAACTCAAAGATGTCTCAAG GTGGTGGAAAAATTCAAGCCTAGTTGAGAACCTCCCATTTGTGAGGGATACGGTGGTGGAAAGCTACTTTTGGGCAGTTGGAGTGTTCGAAGCTCATCAATGTGGGTATGAACGAAAAATGGTTGCGAAGGCTACTACTCTGATAACAGCTCTCGATGATGTTTACGATATCTACGGTACACTAGACGAACTTGAATTGTTCACGGACGCAATTAGAAG ATGGGATATTGAATCAATCAACCGGCTTCCCGATTACTTGCAATTGTTTTATTCCGTAATCCACAACTTTGTTTCCGAATTAGCACGTGATATTTCTAAAGAAGATGATATCACATCTCTACACAGACCG TGGGTGGATTTGGTTGAAGCATATTTACAAGAGGCAAAGTGGTACCAGAGAGGATATACACCAAGCATGGAAGAATACCTTAACAACTCCATCATTTCAATAGGGGTTCCTGCAGTGATATCTCAACTACATTTTATGTTAGCTGCATCCAAAGAGAAGCTAGTCATGGAGGACTTGTGCAAATACGACAACGTAATTCGCCTTTCCGGGATGCTTGTACGACTTCCTGATGATCTAGGAACATCACAG CTTGAGATGAAGAGAGGTGACGTGGCAAAATCAATCCAATGCTACATGAAGAAACAAAATGCTAGCGAGGAAGAGGCGGAAGAACACGTGAGGTTTCTGATAAGGGAGGCGTGGAAGGAGATAAACACGTGCATGGCAGACTATCCAGCGGGTGATGATTTGCTTCAGGTTATAGCTAATACCGGAAGAGTGGCGCAGTTTATGTATCTCGACGGAGATGGCAACCACTCTCAATTACATCAACGGATTTCAAGCATGTTGTTTCAGCTATATCACTAA
- the LOC121775550 gene encoding putative transferase At4g12130, mitochondrial isoform X1 translates to MRRFYSSMKTHFIEQVQYSSITSPAYLQKMHGLNSSLRLLTSKFFSTQPNLHSAGPTACLLKTRSIIRFSGPETIKFLQGLLTNDVRSLDDPPTAAAPVYAAMLTPQGRFLYDFFLYGPPRPDPGELELYADVDGSVVDELLAALKKYRLRSKVDIENVGEDFSCWQRFGRGLELDSVGWGGTVGQSDVSSSQGNNIGWNWHNDPRLTCLGYRGIFPSNATPPLVEEDKETDERNFLLWRLEKGVAEGSSEIPKGEAIPLEYNLVGLNAISFDKGCYVGQELVARTHHRGVIRKRLIPVRFLSGSGKEVEQQVSPGSEVIGNASKKKAGTVMTALGSRGLALVRLEEAFKEAGALTINGREDIKVETIRPKWWPPEWFLHQQQKT, encoded by the exons ATGAGACGATTCTATTCATCTATGAAGACACATTTCATCGAACAGGTACAGTACTCCTCCATCACCTCCCCAGCTTACCTCCAAAAAATGCATGGCCTCAACTCCTCTCTCCGCCTCCTTACATCCAAATTCTTCTCCACGCAGCCCAATCTCCATTCCGCCGGTCCCACGGCGTGTCTCTTAAAAACCCGATCCATAATCCGGTTCAGCGGGCCCGAAACCATCAAGTTCCTCCAAGGTCTGCTCACCAACGACGTCCGGAGCTTGGACGATCCGCCAACTGCGGCGGCGCCGGTGTACGCCGCGATGCTGACTCCTCAAGGGAGGTTTCTCTACGATTTTTTCTTGTACGGACCGCCCCGACCCGACCCGGGTGAGCTGGAGCTTTATGCGGATGTGGATGGATCTGTCGTCGACGAGCTCTTGGCTGCCTTGAAAAA ATATCGTTTGAGGTCCAAGGTTGATATTGAGAATGTCGGGGAGGACTTTTCCTGCTGGCAACGGTTTGGTCGAGGCCTTGAACTTGATTCTGTTGGCTGGGGTGGTACAGTTGGTCAGTCAGATGTATCCTCTTCACAAGGAAATAACATTGGTTGGAATTGGCATAACGATCCCCGACTGACTTGTCTAGGATATAGGGGCATCTTTCCGTCTAATGCAACAC CGCCTCTAGTCGAGGAGGACAAGGAAACGGATGAACGAAACTTTCTTCTTTGGAGATTAGAGAAGGGAGTTGCAGAAGGCTCTTCTGAGATTCCAAAGG GTGAGGCAATACCCCTCGAGTACAATCTTGTTGGTCTAAATGCTATAAGCTTTGACAAAGGATGTTATGTTGGCCAAGAACTTGTTGCTCGTACACATCACCGTGGAGTAATCCGAAAACGTTTGATTCCTGTTCGATTCTTGAGTGGTAGCGGAAAAG AGGTGGAGCAACAAGTATCTCCAGGTTCGGAAGTGATAGGCAATGCTTCTAAAAAGAAAGCCGGGACAGTCATGACTGCCCTTGGGTCTCGTGGTTTGGCACTCGTGCGCTTGGAGGAAGCTTTCAAAGAGGCGGGCGCCTTGACCATCAACGGCCGGGAAGATATCAAAGTCGAGACTATTAGGCCAAAATGGTGGCCGCCGGAGTGGTTTCTTCATCAGCAACAGAAGACGTAG